In Carya illinoinensis cultivar Pawnee chromosome 9, C.illinoinensisPawnee_v1, whole genome shotgun sequence, the following are encoded in one genomic region:
- the LOC122277144 gene encoding berberine bridge enzyme-like 21 isoform X2 encodes MMRKSGCSTFLNEPSMIPLFLVLLHVSASWAAADSVYATFVHCLSKQTNQQVSHILYAQTNASYTSVLRAYIRNSRLNTSSTRKPVIIVTPTQESHVQAAVICSKSIGLQIRTRSGGHDFEGISYISDVPFILLDMFNLRSINIDLKEQTVWVGAGATFGELYYRIWEKSKVHGFPASICPTVGVGGHISGAGYGNMLRKHGLSVDHVIDARIVDAKGRILDKASMGEDLFWAIRGGGGASFGVILSYKLNLVPVPKTVTIFRVERTLEEKATDIVYKWQQVATTTDDNLFMRLLLQPVSSKLKKGEMTVRASIITLFLGNAEQLVSLLGKEFPELGLKKENVTETSWIGSVVWWANFDIGTSPDVLLDRNPDSADFLRRKSDYVQKPISKDGLNWLWKKMIMSGKTGLVFNPYGGKMSEIPASATPFPHRAGNLFKIQYSLSWEEEGVVADKNHTAQIRTLFSYMTPFVSKNPRRAFLNYRDLDIGVNRNDKNSYEEGKVYGVKYFNDNFNRLVKVKTAVDPDNFFTNEQSIPVLPNIAIPF; translated from the exons ATGATGAGAAAATCAGGCTGTTCTACCTTTCTTAATGAGCCTTCCATGATTCCTCTGTTTCTTGTTCTTCTACATGTCTCTGCCTCATGGGCAGCAGCAGACTCGGTGTATGCTACGTTTGTTCACTGTCTGTCTAAGCAAACAAACCAACAAGTTTCTCATATACTTTATGCTCAAACCAACGCTTCCTACACATCTGTGCTCCGAGCCTACATCAGAAACTCCCGCCTCAACACCTCCTCTACCCGAAAACCTGTGATCATTGTGACCCCAACGCAAGAATCCCATGTCCAGGCTGCTGTGATTTGTTCAAAGAGCATTGGGCTTCAGATCAGAACCCGAAGCGGCGGACATGACTTCGAGGGCATCTCTTACATCTCCGATGTGCCGTTTATACTCCTCGATATGTTTAATCTCCGATCAATAAATATCGACCTTAAGGAACAAACTGTTTGGGTTGGAGCCGGCGCCACGTTCGGAGAGCTTTATTATAGAATCTGGGAGAAGAGCAAAGTGCACGGCTTCCCAGCCAGTATTTGTCCCACCGTTGGCGTAGGTGGGCACATTAGCGGCGCTGGGTATGGTAACATGCTGCGTAAACATGGGCTGTCGGTGGATCATGTAATCGACGCGAGGATTGTCGACGCTAAGGGTAGGATTCTTGATAAGGCTTCAATGGGCGAAGATCTGTTTTGGGCAatcagaggaggaggaggagcaaGCTTTGGAGTGATACTTTCGTACAAGCTTAATTTGGTTCCTGTTCCAAAAACGGTCACAATTTTCCGGGTTGAGAGGACACTGGAAGAGAAGGCGACCGACATTGTTTACAAGTGGCAGCAGGTTGCCACCACGACCGATGACAACCTTTTCATGAGGTTGCTCTTACAGCCTGTGAGTTCCAAATTGAAGAAGGGGGAGATGACTGTTAGAGCTTCGATCATAACCTTGTTTCTTGGAAACGCTGAGCAACTTGTTTCATTGTTGGGTAAAGAGTTTCCTGAATTGggtttgaagaaggaaaatgtCACGGAAACAAGTTGGATTGGATCTGTCGTTTGGTGGGCTAACTTCGACATTGGGACGTCCCCAGATGTCCTGCTCGACCGAAATCCTGACTCTGCAGATTTCTTGAGGAGAAAGTCAGATTATGTGCAGAAGCCGATTTCCAAAGATGGGTTGAATTGGCTATGGAAGAAGATGATTATGAGTGGAAAAACAGGTTTGGTTTTCAACCCGTATGGTGGGAAAATGAGTGAAATTCCTGCTTCTGCTACGCCTTTTCCACACCGTGCTGGAAATTTGTTTAAGATCCAGTACTCCCTAAGTTGGGAAGAGGAGGGAGTTGTGGCAGACAAGAATCACACTGCTCAGATAAGGACGCTTTTCAGTTACATGACTCCATTTGTTTCCAAGAACCCAAGACGTGCCTTTCTGAACTATAGGGACCTTGACATTGGTGTCAATCGCAATGATAAGAATAGCTATGAAGAAGGGAAGGTTTATGGGGTCAAATACTTCAATGACAACTTTAACAGGTTGGTGAAGGTTAAGACTGCAGTAGATCCTGATAACTTCTTCACGAACGAGCAGAGCATCCCAGTTCTTCCAA aTATTGCCATACCATTTTAG
- the LOC122277144 gene encoding berberine bridge enzyme-like 21 isoform X1 translates to MMRKSGCSTFLNEPSMIPLFLVLLHVSASWAAADSVYATFVHCLSKQTNQQVSHILYAQTNASYTSVLRAYIRNSRLNTSSTRKPVIIVTPTQESHVQAAVICSKSIGLQIRTRSGGHDFEGISYISDVPFILLDMFNLRSINIDLKEQTVWVGAGATFGELYYRIWEKSKVHGFPASICPTVGVGGHISGAGYGNMLRKHGLSVDHVIDARIVDAKGRILDKASMGEDLFWAIRGGGGASFGVILSYKLNLVPVPKTVTIFRVERTLEEKATDIVYKWQQVATTTDDNLFMRLLLQPVSSKLKKGEMTVRASIITLFLGNAEQLVSLLGKEFPELGLKKENVTETSWIGSVVWWANFDIGTSPDVLLDRNPDSADFLRRKSDYVQKPISKDGLNWLWKKMIMSGKTGLVFNPYGGKMSEIPASATPFPHRAGNLFKIQYSLSWEEEGVVADKNHTAQIRTLFSYMTPFVSKNPRRAFLNYRDLDIGVNRNDKNSYEEGKVYGVKYFNDNFNRLVKVKTAVDPDNFFTNEQSIPVLPRFHSGVSGRSTSILSSLKLVGASMWTMLFANLLNI, encoded by the exons ATGATGAGAAAATCAGGCTGTTCTACCTTTCTTAATGAGCCTTCCATGATTCCTCTGTTTCTTGTTCTTCTACATGTCTCTGCCTCATGGGCAGCAGCAGACTCGGTGTATGCTACGTTTGTTCACTGTCTGTCTAAGCAAACAAACCAACAAGTTTCTCATATACTTTATGCTCAAACCAACGCTTCCTACACATCTGTGCTCCGAGCCTACATCAGAAACTCCCGCCTCAACACCTCCTCTACCCGAAAACCTGTGATCATTGTGACCCCAACGCAAGAATCCCATGTCCAGGCTGCTGTGATTTGTTCAAAGAGCATTGGGCTTCAGATCAGAACCCGAAGCGGCGGACATGACTTCGAGGGCATCTCTTACATCTCCGATGTGCCGTTTATACTCCTCGATATGTTTAATCTCCGATCAATAAATATCGACCTTAAGGAACAAACTGTTTGGGTTGGAGCCGGCGCCACGTTCGGAGAGCTTTATTATAGAATCTGGGAGAAGAGCAAAGTGCACGGCTTCCCAGCCAGTATTTGTCCCACCGTTGGCGTAGGTGGGCACATTAGCGGCGCTGGGTATGGTAACATGCTGCGTAAACATGGGCTGTCGGTGGATCATGTAATCGACGCGAGGATTGTCGACGCTAAGGGTAGGATTCTTGATAAGGCTTCAATGGGCGAAGATCTGTTTTGGGCAatcagaggaggaggaggagcaaGCTTTGGAGTGATACTTTCGTACAAGCTTAATTTGGTTCCTGTTCCAAAAACGGTCACAATTTTCCGGGTTGAGAGGACACTGGAAGAGAAGGCGACCGACATTGTTTACAAGTGGCAGCAGGTTGCCACCACGACCGATGACAACCTTTTCATGAGGTTGCTCTTACAGCCTGTGAGTTCCAAATTGAAGAAGGGGGAGATGACTGTTAGAGCTTCGATCATAACCTTGTTTCTTGGAAACGCTGAGCAACTTGTTTCATTGTTGGGTAAAGAGTTTCCTGAATTGggtttgaagaaggaaaatgtCACGGAAACAAGTTGGATTGGATCTGTCGTTTGGTGGGCTAACTTCGACATTGGGACGTCCCCAGATGTCCTGCTCGACCGAAATCCTGACTCTGCAGATTTCTTGAGGAGAAAGTCAGATTATGTGCAGAAGCCGATTTCCAAAGATGGGTTGAATTGGCTATGGAAGAAGATGATTATGAGTGGAAAAACAGGTTTGGTTTTCAACCCGTATGGTGGGAAAATGAGTGAAATTCCTGCTTCTGCTACGCCTTTTCCACACCGTGCTGGAAATTTGTTTAAGATCCAGTACTCCCTAAGTTGGGAAGAGGAGGGAGTTGTGGCAGACAAGAATCACACTGCTCAGATAAGGACGCTTTTCAGTTACATGACTCCATTTGTTTCCAAGAACCCAAGACGTGCCTTTCTGAACTATAGGGACCTTGACATTGGTGTCAATCGCAATGATAAGAATAGCTATGAAGAAGGGAAGGTTTATGGGGTCAAATACTTCAATGACAACTTTAACAGGTTGGTGAAGGTTAAGACTGCAGTAGATCCTGATAACTTCTTCACGAACGAGCAGAGCATCCCAGTTCTTCCAA GATTCCACTCAGGCGTCAGCGGCCGGTCCACGTCCATCTTATCATCACTGAAATTAGTGGGAGCATCTATGTGGACAATGCTATTTGCAAACCTCTTGAATATATGA